The Thioalkalivibrio sulfidiphilus HL-EbGr7 genome includes the window GGCCGGGAGCCATCCATGAACATACCTTGGTGGAGAAGACCTCGAATTGCAGTTGCGCTGCTGGCCGTACTCCTGGTGCTGATCCTGATTGTTCAGAACACGCAAGCCGTGACCACTCGCTTCCTGTTCTTCACCTTGACCATGCCGAATGCGGTTCTCATCGGTCTTGCACTGCTGATCGGGATTGCGGCAGGGCTCGCGCTCGCACTGGTGTTATCCGCCAAACGCGGTGGTACACAGCATGGCGGCTCCTCGGATCAGTGAGCGCATCACGGCCAGGGCTTGCACCCGACCAGGAATGGGTCTGGGACTATCCCCGCCCCCCCGGCACTCGAACCGGTCACGCAGCATCTGCGAATGAATAGGGCGGGCGGTCTACCTGCTACGCGCATGAGGAACGGGTGAGCGCCCAGGCGGGTGACTATTACGGTGGCTGGATCACGGCCAATGTGGTTGGACCCTTCAAGGGACCTGCCGGCACAGGGGGCTGGTGAATCCAACAGCCTGTTAGGGCAGGTGGGGCTGTTCCAGGTAGGCGTGTGATTGCATTTCCCGTAAACGGCTCAAGGTCCGCTGGAATTCGAAGGGCAGCCACTTGCCCTGGTAGAGCTGGTCCGCCGATGCCTCTGCAGACACGATCAGCTTGACCTTGCGGTCATAGAACTCGTCCACCAAGGCCATGAAGCGCCGGGCCTGGTTTTCCATGGACTCGTCCATGACCGGGATGTCCGAGACCAGCACGGTATGGAACATGCGCGCGATCTCCACGTAGTCCAGCTGGCTGCGCGGTCCGTCGCAGATGTCCGGGAAGCGGAACCACACCACGCCATCGGCCAGGCGCTGCACCGGGATCTGCCGGCCCGCCACCTCCAAGCTGCCGCCGATGCTGCCCGGCTCCGGGGCCAGGGCTCGGAAGGCCTCGGTGAGGCGTGTGACGGCGGCCTCGTCCAGGGGCGCATGGTAGATCTCCGCCTGCTCCAGGGAGCGCAGACGGTAGTCCACGGGGCTGTCCAGGTGAAACACCTCCAGGTGCTGCTTGATCAGCTCGATGGCGGGCAGGAACAGGTGCCGGTGCAGACCGTTCTTGTAGAGATCGTCGGGCGGGGTATTGGAGGTGGTCACCAGGGTCATGCCCTCGGCGAACATGCCCGCCAGCAGGCGGTGCAGCAGCATGGCGTCGGTGATGTCCGAGACGTAGAACTCGTCCAGGCACATCACCCGGGCCTGGGCCAGGCGTTTGGCCACGATGTCGATGGGGTCGGCTGTCTGCTTGAGGGTCTTCAGCTCACCGTGCACCCGCTGCATGAAGCGGTGAAAATGCAGGCGCAGCTTGTTCTCGAAGGGCAGGGCGTCGAAGAAGGTATCCACCAGGTAGGTCTTGCCGCGACCCACGCCACCCCAGAGATAGAACCCCCGGACCGGCACCCTGGCACTGCGCCGGCCCAGCAGACGATCCATCAGTCCGGCCCGGGGAGCCGGTGCCATGATCTGGTCCCGCACGCGCTGCAAACCCTGCATGGCCAGATCCTGGGCGGGATCCGGCTGGACGAGCCTGCGCTCGACATCCTGCAGGTAGCGCTGATAGGGCATCTAGATGACCTAGAGGGCAATGATGGTGCGTCGCAGCATATCACACTCACCCGCTGACGGGATTCAGCGCAGTTTGACAGCCTATCGGATTGACCATGCTCTCCGCCCCACCTACAAGTGTGTATAGAGCCACAAGGATCATTGTCACCATGAATGCATCCGGAACGACCGCCTCTCTGTCAGGCCCTGAAAACCGATGAAGCGCCTGCGCCATGCCATCGTCGGTTACGGCACCCTGGGCAAGGCCTGTGCCCGGGCCGTGCAGGAGGCCTCTGACCTGGAACTGGCAGGGGTGGTGCGGCCCGAGGGCGGGACAGGACTCCCGCTGGAGGGTCTGCCCGCCGAGACCCCTTGCGTGGACCACGTCAGCGGACTCACACGGGTGGATGCAGCCCTGGTCTGCGTGCCCAATGACCGGGTCGAGGGTGTGGCCCGGGAGCTGATCCAGCACCGGGTGCCTCTCGTGGAATGCTCCACCCTGGAAGGCAGTACCCGGGATGCGTTCCTGACCGAACTCGATCGCCAGGCCCAGCAGCACCGGGTGGCGGTTGTGGTCGGGGCCGGCTGGAGCGCCGGGGCCGTGCCCTGGATCGAACGACTGTTCACGCTCATGATCCCGAAAGGGGAGACCCGCATCACCCATCGCCCGGGCATCCAGCTGCACCATACGGCGGCGGCCGCGGACATCCCCGGCGTGGTCGGGGCCCTGTGCACCGAACGCCATGACGACACCGGCCGCCCGCAGCGCTATCTCTACCTGCAGGTGGACAGGCACGCGGACTTCGACGCAGTGCGCGAGACGGTCCTCTCCGACCCCTTGTTCCTGGCCGAGGAGACCCTGGTCTTCCAGGTGGATGACATCGCCACCCTGGAGGAGGAGGGCCACGGCCTCGTCCTGGAGCGACGCGCCACAACGGCCCGCGCCATTCACGACACCCTGCTGTTCGAGGCACGTCTGGACCCGGTCGCCTTCACGGCGCGCATCATGCTGGATGCCGCCCGCCAGCTTCCCGGCCTGCGTCCCGGCGCACACCGCTGGACACCATGATTCCCATCGCAGCCACTGATCCCCTGCATGCCCACGCCGTGACGCCCGGCACTGTGCCGCACCGGCACCCGGGCGGTATGCTTGGGCAACCACACACGACTTCCGGCACCGGGATTCTGGTCTCCATGAACGACAAGCACACCAAGGACATCTCCCTCTCCCTGGGCAGCGGCGGCGCCCGCGGCCTGGCCCACATCGGCGTGATCCGCTGGCTGGAGGAGAATGAGGGCTACAACATCAAGGCCATTGCAGGCTCCTCCATGGGCGCCCTGATCGGCGGCATCTACGCAGCCGGCAAACTGGACATCTACGAGGAATGGGTCACCGCGCTCAGCAAGCGTGACGTGTTCATGCTGCTGGACTTTGCCTACAGCTGGTCTGGGCTGTTCAGCGGCGACCGCATCATGAACAAGCTGCGCGACATGCTGGGCGAAGTGGACATCGAGGACCTGTCCATCGAGTTCACCGCCGTGGCCACGGACCTGGGCAACCGCCGAGAGGTGTGGCTCAACACCGGCTCCCTCTACGACGCCATCCGCGCCTCGATCGCCATCCCAACTGTATTCACCCCGGTGCACCTGGACGGACGCGTCCTGGTGGACGGCGGCGTGGTCAACCCGGTACCCGTGGCGCCCACCCTGAGCACGATCACCGACATCAACATCGCCGTGAGCCTGAGCGGCCGGGAAGAGGAAGGGCTGTTTGGAGACGGCGCCGAGATCCAGGCCTCGGACGCACCGAAGACCGCTGTCCAGAAGGCCATCGCCGACTTCATCGAGGGCATCCAGTCCCGGCTTGGCGTGAAGGAGAAGGAGCCCAGCGTGGGCATGTTCGACGTGCTGTCCGATTCCATCGAGATCATGGAGAACAGCATCGCCCGTTTCCGCCTTGCCGCCTACAACCCCGAGCACCTGATCGAGATCCCGGTCAACGCCTGCGGTGTGTTCGATTTCCACCGGGCGAAAGAGATGATCGAACTGGGCTACGAGCGGGCAGAGCGGGTGCTGGGGAAAATCTGATCAATGGACTGCTGTAACTGACAACCTGTTCTCTCGCGGAGGCGCGGAGACGCAGAGGAAAACTTCGTAACGCTTATCCCTGCGCCCCTGCGCCTTTGCGAGAGAATCAATCCTGCCTTACGCCACCGAAGGCAGCCCAGCCAGTGCCATGGCGATCTCGGACTCGTCGTATTCCTGATCCACCAGCTTGCCGTCCAGGTAATCGCGATAGGCCTGCATGTCGAAGTGACCATGGCCGCACAGGTTGAACAGGATCGCGCGGCTCACTCCTTCCTCCTTGCAGCGCAGGGCCTCGTCGATGGCCGCCTTCACGCCGTGGTTGGCCTCGGGCGCCGGGATGATGCCTTCCGCCTTGGCGAACAGGATGCCCGCCTCGAAGCACTCGGTCTGCTGATAGGCGCGGGGCCGTACCAGTCCGAGATCTGTGATGTGTGACACCAGGGGCGCCATGCCGTGATAGCGCAGGCCACCGGCGTGGAAACCGGGCGGCACATAGGTGGAGCCCAGGGTGTGCATCTTCACCAGCGGGGTGAGATGCGCGGTGTCGCCGAAGTCGTAGGCGTACTTGCCCCGGGTCAGGGTCGGGCAGGCGGAGGGCTCCACCGCCACCAGGTCGATCTTGCGGCCGCCGCGCAGCTGCTCGCCCAGGAAGGGGAAGGTGATGCCACCGAAGTTGCTGCCGCCGCCGGTGGGGGCGATGACGATGTCCGGGTAGTCACCGGCCAGGTCGAACTGCTTCATGGCCTCCAGACCGATCACCGTCTGGTGCAGCAGCACGTGGTTGAGCACGCTGCCCAGGGCGTACTTGGTGTCGTCCCGCTGCACCGCGCGCTCCACCGCCTCGCTGATGGCGATACCCAGGCTGCCGGTGCTGTCCGGGTGTTCCCTGAGCACGGCCCGGCCCGCCTCGGTCATGTCCGAGGGACTGGCGATGCACTTGGCGCCGAAGGTCTCCATGAAGGAACGCCGGTAGGGCTTTTGCTGGAAGCTCACCTTGACCATGAAGACCTCGATCTCCAGGCCGAACAGGGAACCCGCCAGTGCCAGGGACGAGCCCCACTGACCGGCACCGGTCTCGGTGGTGATGCGTTTGACGCCTTCCTGCTTGTTGTAGAAGGCCTGGGCGATGGCGGTGTTGGGCTT containing:
- a CDS encoding lipopolysaccharide assembly protein LapA domain-containing protein, with the translated sequence MNIPWWRRPRIAVALLAVLLVLILIVQNTQAVTTRFLFFTLTMPNAVLIGLALLIGIAAGLALALVLSAKRGGTQHGGSSDQ
- the zapE gene encoding cell division protein ZapE — encoded protein: MPYQRYLQDVERRLVQPDPAQDLAMQGLQRVRDQIMAPAPRAGLMDRLLGRRSARVPVRGFYLWGGVGRGKTYLVDTFFDALPFENKLRLHFHRFMQRVHGELKTLKQTADPIDIVAKRLAQARVMCLDEFYVSDITDAMLLHRLLAGMFAEGMTLVTTSNTPPDDLYKNGLHRHLFLPAIELIKQHLEVFHLDSPVDYRLRSLEQAEIYHAPLDEAAVTRLTEAFRALAPEPGSIGGSLEVAGRQIPVQRLADGVVWFRFPDICDGPRSQLDYVEIARMFHTVLVSDIPVMDESMENQARRFMALVDEFYDRKVKLIVSAEASADQLYQGKWLPFEFQRTLSRLREMQSHAYLEQPHLP
- a CDS encoding Gfo/Idh/MocA family oxidoreductase is translated as MKRLRHAIVGYGTLGKACARAVQEASDLELAGVVRPEGGTGLPLEGLPAETPCVDHVSGLTRVDAALVCVPNDRVEGVARELIQHRVPLVECSTLEGSTRDAFLTELDRQAQQHRVAVVVGAGWSAGAVPWIERLFTLMIPKGETRITHRPGIQLHHTAAAADIPGVVGALCTERHDDTGRPQRYLYLQVDRHADFDAVRETVLSDPLFLAEETLVFQVDDIATLEEEGHGLVLERRATTARAIHDTLLFEARLDPVAFTARIMLDAARQLPGLRPGAHRWTP
- a CDS encoding patatin-like phospholipase family protein, giving the protein MNDKHTKDISLSLGSGGARGLAHIGVIRWLEENEGYNIKAIAGSSMGALIGGIYAAGKLDIYEEWVTALSKRDVFMLLDFAYSWSGLFSGDRIMNKLRDMLGEVDIEDLSIEFTAVATDLGNRREVWLNTGSLYDAIRASIAIPTVFTPVHLDGRVLVDGGVVNPVPVAPTLSTITDINIAVSLSGREEEGLFGDGAEIQASDAPKTAVQKAIADFIEGIQSRLGVKEKEPSVGMFDVLSDSIEIMENSIARFRLAAYNPEHLIEIPVNACGVFDFHRAKEMIELGYERAERVLGKI
- a CDS encoding TrpB-like pyridoxal phosphate-dependent enzyme, whose protein sequence is MSDTVKYVLDEKDIPRHWYNIMADLPSPPPPVLHPATHQPVGPDDLAPLFPMAVIQQEVSQEREIEIPEPVREVYRQWRPSPLFRARRLEKMLDTPARIYYKYEGVSPAGSHKPNTAIAQAFYNKQEGVKRITTETGAGQWGSSLALAGSLFGLEIEVFMVKVSFQQKPYRRSFMETFGAKCIASPSDMTEAGRAVLREHPDSTGSLGIAISEAVERAVQRDDTKYALGSVLNHVLLHQTVIGLEAMKQFDLAGDYPDIVIAPTGGGSNFGGITFPFLGEQLRGGRKIDLVAVEPSACPTLTRGKYAYDFGDTAHLTPLVKMHTLGSTYVPPGFHAGGLRYHGMAPLVSHITDLGLVRPRAYQQTECFEAGILFAKAEGIIPAPEANHGVKAAIDEALRCKEEGVSRAILFNLCGHGHFDMQAYRDYLDGKLVDQEYDESEIAMALAGLPSVA